The Urbifossiella limnaea genome has a window encoding:
- a CDS encoding acyl carrier protein phosphodiesterase, giving the protein MNFLAHLHLAAPDRGRMLGGVLADLLKPVEITALPTDVVEGVRLHRLIDGFTDRHPVVQRSIRRVSAGLGWFSGIVVDVYYDHLLARSWAEYAAGPLRDFADHCYALFRDAAPGLPVEGQRFAYHFAADDRLVRYGTADGITDTLDRVSARIAARMPTRAVRLRDAMPALLAADAELAADFRVFYPELIAYAAAERDAHP; this is encoded by the coding sequence GTGAACTTCCTGGCGCACCTCCACCTCGCCGCCCCGGACCGCGGCCGCATGCTCGGCGGCGTCCTCGCCGACCTTCTCAAGCCGGTCGAGATCACCGCCCTGCCGACGGACGTGGTCGAGGGCGTGCGGCTGCACCGGCTCATCGACGGGTTCACCGACCGCCACCCGGTCGTGCAGCGGAGCATCCGCCGCGTGTCGGCCGGGCTCGGCTGGTTCAGCGGCATCGTCGTGGACGTGTACTACGACCACCTGCTGGCGCGGAGCTGGGCGGAGTACGCCGCCGGACCGCTGCGCGACTTTGCCGACCACTGCTACGCACTGTTCCGCGACGCGGCGCCGGGCCTGCCGGTGGAAGGGCAGCGGTTCGCGTACCACTTCGCGGCCGACGACCGGCTCGTCCGCTACGGCACCGCCGACGGCATTACCGACACACTCGACCGCGTGTCGGCGCGGATCGCGGCGCGGATGCCGACGCGGGCCGTCCGGCTGCGCGACGCCATGCCGGCGCTGCTCGCGGCCGACGCCGAACTCGCCGCCGACTTCCGTGTCTTCTACCCGGAACTGATCGCTTACGCGGCCGCCGAACGGGATGCCCACCCATGA
- a CDS encoding acetate and sugar kinases/Hsc70/actin family protein — translation MAERVFCIDFGSGFTKVALRPDPGATARLINDRDVETADFCFPSVVVVDRAGPKPVLEFGKKAAGRTASNGIEVHANWKKRLFLNPGPDDPTANPLEAFLRSDDLAALATQHGVTATQLGHLRAVVASAREMLAGVGIQPAGRHAQQQQFAASLAAHFFAWLRKEVMKECERLPHAGLRYDGIPARLTVPAFAHGADVTTHPGCRLLTAAAEKAGWPLHPTRPVVSEPYANAVGVLTKGVNLLKKDKYDLGGSFGKGPLVTALKDPDHYAPYRAVVIDVGAFTTDFAVLTMRPDGPGESDPDRAFAVREHSVALGMSDLDERVFRVLPAEKAAWLRARSADEVDGFRESVYTEGKPVRSAALGPIGAGAELEAIRGVVADFGAGLAAEVRQFLSSLGPGGSAELVLTGGGMFVPALREAVLSAAAADGREFAKVHGPGLKKQTGKPVDKLDPRFTRGGSALGGAGLYFEPEYA, via the coding sequence ATGGCCGAGCGCGTGTTCTGCATCGACTTCGGCAGCGGCTTCACGAAGGTCGCCCTCCGCCCCGACCCCGGGGCGACCGCCCGGCTCATCAACGACCGCGACGTGGAGACGGCCGACTTCTGCTTCCCGAGCGTGGTCGTGGTGGACCGCGCGGGGCCGAAGCCGGTGCTGGAGTTCGGCAAGAAGGCGGCCGGCCGCACGGCGTCGAACGGGATCGAGGTTCACGCCAACTGGAAGAAGCGGCTGTTCCTCAATCCCGGCCCCGACGACCCGACCGCCAACCCGCTCGAAGCCTTCCTCCGCTCCGACGACCTCGCCGCCCTGGCAACGCAACACGGCGTCACCGCCACCCAGCTCGGCCACCTGCGGGCGGTGGTGGCGTCCGCCCGGGAGATGCTCGCCGGCGTCGGCATCCAGCCGGCCGGGCGGCACGCCCAGCAGCAGCAGTTCGCCGCGTCGCTGGCCGCGCACTTCTTCGCGTGGCTCCGGAAGGAAGTGATGAAAGAGTGCGAGCGGCTGCCGCACGCGGGGCTCCGCTACGACGGCATCCCGGCGCGCCTGACCGTGCCGGCGTTCGCCCACGGCGCGGACGTGACCACCCACCCCGGCTGCCGCCTCCTGACCGCCGCCGCGGAGAAGGCCGGCTGGCCGCTCCACCCGACCCGGCCGGTGGTGAGCGAGCCGTACGCCAACGCGGTCGGCGTGCTGACGAAGGGCGTGAACCTGCTCAAGAAGGACAAGTACGACCTGGGCGGGTCGTTCGGGAAGGGGCCCCTCGTGACGGCCCTCAAGGACCCCGACCACTACGCCCCGTACCGCGCGGTGGTGATCGACGTGGGGGCGTTCACCACCGACTTCGCGGTGCTCACGATGCGCCCGGACGGGCCGGGCGAGTCGGACCCCGACCGTGCGTTCGCCGTGCGGGAACACTCGGTGGCCCTCGGCATGAGCGACCTGGACGAGCGGGTCTTCCGCGTCCTGCCGGCGGAGAAGGCGGCCTGGCTGCGGGCGCGCTCGGCCGACGAGGTGGACGGGTTCCGCGAGTCGGTCTACACGGAGGGAAAGCCGGTCCGGTCGGCCGCCCTCGGGCCGATCGGCGCCGGCGCCGAGTTGGAGGCCATCCGCGGGGTGGTGGCCGACTTCGGCGCCGGGCTCGCCGCGGAGGTTCGACAGTTCCTGTCCTCACTCGGCCCCGGCGGAAGTGCCGAACTCGTGCTCACCGGCGGCGGGATGTTCGTGCCGGCGCTCCGCGAGGCGGTGCTGTCCGCGGCCGCGGCCGACGGCCGCGAGTTCGCCAAGGTCCACGGCCCGGGCTTGAAGAAGCAGACCGGGAAGCCGGTGGACAAGCTCGACCCGCGCTTCACCCGCGGCGGCTCGGCCCTCGGCGGCGCGGGGTTGTACTTCGAGCCGGAGTACGCCTGA
- the hisB gene encoding imidazoleglycerol-phosphate dehydratase HisB, protein MPRTASIRRETAETAIDLDLDLDGTGRVQASTGVGFFDHMLTHLGKHGLFDLTVACKGDLHIDAHHTVEDVGICFGKALVQALGTKAGIRRYGDCTLPMDEALATAAVDLSGRPFLVWKADVPLETLGTFSSQLAEEFWRAVSSAGLLTLHVVLHHGKNTHHVVETIFKACARALRAAVEADPRATGVPSTKGVL, encoded by the coding sequence ATGCCCCGCACCGCGTCGATCCGCCGCGAGACGGCCGAGACGGCGATCGACCTCGACCTCGACCTCGACGGCACCGGCCGCGTCCAGGCGAGCACAGGCGTCGGCTTCTTCGACCACATGCTCACGCACCTCGGCAAGCACGGCCTGTTCGACCTGACGGTGGCGTGCAAGGGCGACCTGCACATCGACGCCCACCACACCGTCGAGGACGTGGGCATCTGCTTCGGCAAGGCGCTGGTTCAGGCGCTCGGCACGAAGGCCGGCATCCGCCGCTACGGCGACTGCACGCTGCCGATGGACGAGGCGCTGGCGACGGCCGCGGTGGACCTCTCCGGCCGGCCGTTCCTGGTGTGGAAGGCGGACGTGCCGCTGGAGACACTCGGTACGTTCTCGTCGCAGCTGGCCGAGGAGTTCTGGCGGGCGGTGTCGTCGGCCGGGCTGCTGACGCTGCACGTCGTGCTGCACCACGGCAAGAACACGCACCACGTCGTCGAGACGATCTTCAAGGCGTGCGCGCGGGCGCTGCGGGCGGCGGTCGAAGCCGACCCGCGGGCGACGGGCGTGCCGTCCACCAAGGGCGTGCTCTGA